Genomic window (Streptomyces sp. NBC_01431):
GGCCAGCACCTTCCCGGTGCGGGCGTCGGCGACCACGAACGAGAGGGCTGACAGCTCACTCGGAAGGGCGGGCGCGCCGGGTCGCAGACTGACCTGCTCGCCCGTCGCCGGACTCGGCGGGGGCGCGGAGGCGGAGCTGCCGGACGCCGGAGCGAGGCAGCACAGACCGATGGCGGCGCCGGCGGTGAGCGTTGCCATCGTACGGAAACCGGTTCTGATGACCATTCGGTCACCGTAGGAACAGAACGGACGGCGCGCAGGTCGGCTTGTGCCGTCCGGCCTACAGGGGGGAGCTCTCGGCGCCGCAGTGTCGCGGCCGCCCCGGCCGGGCGGGTCCGGGCCCAGGCGGCGGACGCGCCCGGTGTCCCTTGTGGCCGGTTCCGCTCGTTCGGGCCTGTTTCGTTCGTTCAAGGAATAGCAATGGTCTAGTCCAAGTCGTTGACGTGTTCCGGACACCCCCCAATTCTGGGAGCCCCTCCCACCCCCAGGAGACCCCGACATGAAGCCCCTTCGTGCTCTCCTCTGCGGCGCGGCCAGCGCCGCGCTGGCCGCGGCCGGTCTCACCGCCGTCGTCGCCGGCCAGGCGTCGGGCGCGACCGCCGACACGGCCGCGCTCAGCGGGCGCTGGTACGCCGCGGCGCCGTATCTGATGCCCCTCGACAACAACCCGCCCGACGCCGCCGCCATCATGGACGCCACCGGCCTCAAGGCGTTCCAGCTCGCCTTCGTCCTCGCCCCCAACGGCGGCGGCTGTAGCCCGACATGGGGCGGTACGGCACCCGTCTCCTCGGACACCGCCGTCGGTGCCGTCATCAACACCATCCGCGCCAAGGGCGGAGACGTCTCGGCGTCGGTCGGCGGCTACGGCGGCACCAAGCTCGGCCAGAACTGCTCGGACGCCGCCTCAACCGCCGCCGCGTACCAGCAGGTCATCACCAAGTACCAGCTCAAGGCCATCGACTTCGACCTCGAAGAGCCCGAGTACGAGAACACCGCGGCCATCTCCCACGAGATCGGCGCCGCCAAGATCCTCCAGCAGAACAACCCCGGCCTGTACGTCTCGGTGACCACCGCCGGCACGGCCGACGGGACCGGCTGGTTCGGCAAGCAGATGCTGAACGAGGCCAAGACCCAGGGCTTCGTGCCGGACAACTTCTCGATCATGCCGTTCGACGGCGGGTTCAGCGGCGCCGCCGCCCAGACGAGCGCGCTGACCAACTTCAACTCCGTACTGCGCTCGACGTTCGGCTGGGACGCGGCTACCGCCTATGCCCACGAGGGCTTCTCCGGGATGAACGGCCGCAGCGACACGGGCGAGTTCTTCTCGCAGGCCGACTTCCAGGTGGTGCTCGATTACGCGACGAGCCACGGCATGGCGCGCTTCACCTTCTGGTCCCTGAACCGGGACCGGCAGTGCAGCCCGCCCGACAACAACGGCACGACCTCCGGAACGTGCAGCAGCGTTCCGCAGGCGTCCTGGGACTTCGCCAAGTACTCGGTGAGGTTCGCCGGCGCCACGCCGCCCTCGTCGCCGCCGCCGTCCTCCGCCCCGCCCTCCTCGCCGGGCGGTGGCGGTGCCTGCACCGTGGCCGCCTGGAGCGCGGGCTCGGTGTACACACAGGGCAACGAGGTCTCCCACAACGGCCACACGTGGAAGGCCAAGTGGTGGACCCAGAACGAGGAGCCCGGGACCACGGGGGAGTGGGGGGTCTGGCAGGACGAAGGCGCCTGCTGACCTCCCCCGGCTCCAACCGGCGTGCCGCACGCGCCGGTTGGAGCCGCTCGGCCTGCACCGGGCCCCGAAAAGAATTTCCACACCGTCGGCAACCTGGCCCCCCGCCGCGCGTCGTCAGGGGTGAAGGCGCGAACCGCGCCGCCCCGCCGACCGTGGAGAAGCACAACGTGACCGTCCCCCAGCACAGCCCCGGCCAGCCCGCCCACCGCCGCCTCACCCGCGCCGCGGCCGCGACCGGCCTGCTCATCGCCCTCACCGTCCCCGCCCTCGCCGGAACGGCCCACGCCGACGGACCGCGCCCCGAGCCCAAGCGCGCGGTGGCGGCCGCCACCGAGCCGAGCGCCGCGCCCTCCTCGCCGGTCAAGCGGGCGGGACAGAACCGGCCGAGCGCCGCACCGAGCGCTCCCTCGACCAGCGGTCCCAAGGAGCCTGCGGCGACCGAGCCGCCGTCAGCCGCCCCCAAGGGCGTCGAGCCGTCCGCCGCCCCCAGGGCCGCCGAGCCGTCCGCCGCACCCTCCCGCTCGGACGGGAAGGAGCTGGCCCATACTGGTTCGTCCAAGGTCAACATGGTGGTGGGCGTCGGAGCCGGCGCGCTGATCCTCGCGGGCGCCGGGACCGTCTTCGCCGTCCGGCGGCGCCACCAGCACTGAGCGATCCACGGCCCCGCCCAAGGCCAGGGCGGGGTCTCGCCCGCGCACCCGAGGAACTGATGGAGTACACCGCCGTACGGCACCCGGCCCGCTTCGCACCGCGCGGACTTGCGCCCTGGTGGCGCGGACTGCTGCGCCGGGACCGCCTGGCACCCCAGGACGCGTACCCGAAGCCGTACGCGACGGGGCGCGGCGACACCTACCGTGGCGCGTTCGGTGACCCGTACGGCACCGGCACGTCGCGGCCCACCGTCAGTGAGCTATACCACGCGCACCGCCTCAAGATGGTGCATCTCGCCGTCATGCTGGTGGACGACCGGGCCAGTGCCGAGGACGTCGTGCAGGACGCGTTCACCGCGCTCTACCGCCGCCACGGCGACCGGATCGACGAGATCGACAACGCCCTCGCGTATCTGCGCACCGCCGTCGTCAACGCCTCGCGCTCCGTGCTGCGCCGCCGGCGCACGGCCCGCGGCTACACCCCGCCCCACGAGCCCGACGCGCCCTCCGCCGAGGAACGGGTCGTCCTGGACGAGGAGCACCGCGAAGTGCTCGCCGCACTGGGGCAGTTGACAGCGCGCCGTCGCGAGGTGCTGGTACTGCGGTACTGGAGCGACCTCACGGAGGCGGAGATCGCCGCGACCCTCGGCATCAGCCGGGGCTCGGTGAAATCCATCGCCAGCAGGGCCCTGGACGCGCTGGAGAAAATCCTGGAGGGACGGGCATGAGCGGCCACTGGAGCGAGCCCGAGGCGCCCGAGCGCCCGGTCGAGAGGCGGCTGCGCCGCGCGCTCGCCGCCCGCGCGGAGCACATCACCCTCGTCGATCTGCGGCCCGCCGACCCGCCGGGGCCCCATCTGCGCCGCACCCCGCTGGCCCGGCTGCGGCTGCGCCGGTTGGGCCTGCCGCTGGCCGGGCTCGCCACCGCCGCGGCCGTGGCCATCGGCTACGTCACGCTGGCCGCGGGCCACCACGAACAGCGCCCGCTGCCTGCCAACTCGCCGGGCCCGGTCCAGCCGACGCCGACGCCGGCGCACTCCAAGGAGCAGGGCCCGCGGCCCTCGCCGGCGCCCAGCGACGCGCCGTCCTCCCAGCCGTCCAGGCGGCCCGCCACGGGGCCGAGGTCGGCCCCGCCGGAGCCGTCCACGGTCCCGCCGCAGACCCGGCCGTCCCGGGCCGCCGCGCCCCGGCGTTCCGTGCCGCCCGCGACGCCGCAGGCCCACTGACGGCACCGCGAGGGGGATCAGGCGGCCCCCTTGCGGGCGCGGCGCCGCCACAACGCCACCGGCACCACACCGGCGAGCCCGAGCGTGTCCGGTGCGAATGCGGCCGCCGTGTTGATGCCGGGTTGGTCGAACGTGTTGGGGACGGGCAGGGTGGCCCAGCGGGTGACCGGCCAGGCGATCACGAAGGCGCGGCCCACGGCCTTGTCGACCGGGACGAACCCCTGGTTCTTGTCAAGCGAGTGGTAGCGGGAGTCGGCCGAGTCCTGCCGGTGGTCGCCCATCACCCAGATCTTCCCCGGGGGCACCTTCACCTTGAACTGGCCGCCCTGCTGGTCGACGCTGCACGAGGTGTTCCCGGGGAAAACGAACGGCTCGGTCAGCGCCTTGCCGTTGACCCTCACCGGGCCGGTGCCCCGGCACTCCACGGTGTCGCCCGCGACCCCGATGACTCGCTTGATCAGGTCGTGCTCGTTGGCCGACGGCATCAGCCCGACGAACGACAGCGCCCTCTGGATGACGTTGGGGTTCGAAGTCGGCTCGTCCTGGAGCCAGTTGGCGGGGTCGTGGAAGACGACGACCTCGCCGCGCTCGGGCTTCGAGCCGAACCACGGCGTCAGCTTGTCGACCAGGACGCGGTCGCCGGGCTGAAGGGTGTTCTGCATGGAATCGGACGGGATGGAGAACGCCTGCACCAGGAACGTCTTGATGAGCAGCGCGAGCACCAGCGCGACGCCGATGAGGATCGGCAACTCCTTCCAGAAGGAGCGCTGCTTACCGGTCCGCCTGCCTCGCGGGCTGTTGGGCCCCTCACCATCGGTCTGAGGGCCTCCGCCCGCGCCGACCGTTGAATTCCCCACGCCCGCTCCTTCGGTCCGTACCGCGGTCCGCGCCGGATGGCGCGGATCACCGCCTTGTGAACGAACGGTAGTTCCGGGTGGGCCCGTTCACCCCGGGCTCCGGGGGGTGTCCGGCCGCTTTCCTGCATCCGAAGGAGGCGTAGCACGCATGAGCCCCTGCCGCCCGGCACCTCGGGGGTGCGGGGCAACAGGGGCTCGGCGGGCCGTGCGGCGGTCAGGAGGCGGGGACGGGGCCCTGCATGTGTTCACTGATCCACTGGATGAGGCCGCCGGCGGCCATGTTCGGCACATACGTCTTGGCGTTGTGGTCGCCGCCCTGGATGACGTTGAGCTTCGTCTTGACCGGCCCCTTCGTGTACTTCGCCACGAAGTCCTCGATCTTGGGCTTGGCCTCGGCGTCGGAGCCCGCGGTGCCGACCTGGAAGGCGAGATAGACGTCCGGGCTCTTGGCGGTGATCAGCTTCTGGGCGAGCACCTTGGGGTTGTTCTCGGCCTTCTCCTTGTCGTGCCCGGCCCACAGACGGGAGTCGGGGACGATGTCGGGGCCCGAGGCGATGACCGCCTTGAACTGCTCGGGCTTTTGCAGCACGCTCTTGAGGCCGGCGAAGCCGCCCGTGGAGGAGCCCATGAAGGCCCACCCGTCACGGGACTTGACCGTGCGGAAGTTGGCCTTGATGAGGTCGGGGACGTCCTCCGTCAGCCAGGTGCCCATCTTCGGCTGGCCGGGGATGTCGCTGGCGTCCCAGTACAGACCGCCCTTGTCCGGATGCGGGTTGAGGACCGGCATCGCCAGGATGAACGGGAGGCTCTTGCCCTCCTTGGACCACTGGGAGATGCTCGCCTCCAGTTTGAGGTCCGTGCCCATCCAGTAGTTGGTGGGGTATCCGGCGCCGCCGGGCAGCGCGATCATGACGGGGAAACCGCTCTTGGCGTACTTCGGGTCCTTGTACTCCGGCGGGACCCACACCCAGACCTTGCCCGTGAAGCCGGACTTCTTGCCTTCCAGGTTGGTCACGGCGATCTTGGTGTCGTTCTCCGGAACCGTGCCGGCGACCGTGAACTTGGCCTCCGGTCCGGTCGGCATGAGCACCTTGGAGTCGGCCGGCTGCCCCGCGCCGCCGGTCGTGCTGCCCCCGGCTCCGCCGCCGTCCTGCCCGAAGCTGATCGCGTCACCCTTGTCCGAGAGGACACCGAAATAGTTGAGGGCGGGCCACGCGATCAGGCCGAGTACGACGACGGCGACCACGCCGAGTATCCAGCGCTTGGCGCGGCTGGCCCGGCGGTGGCCCTGAGACTGGTAGGCCCCGTGTCGGGGGTGGGTCATTGCGTTCGCTCCGGATCGTTCTGTCGCCCAAGGGCATGCCTGTTCGTTCCACCAGTCGTGATGGTCAGCAGGGGTCAAAGGGTTCCGGATTAATCTTACAAATCTTGTAAAAGTGACTGATCCGTCAGCGGGGGTCCTCGGCGCGTGCCGAGGACCCCCGACGTGCTGAGGGCCGCCGAGCGGCAGAGTGTGCGCTGTCACGGCCGGGCCCTCCAGGCGGTGGGCGGCGTACGTCATCGAGGGGTGGCGGGCGGTGCCGGGGGAGCGGGGGCGAGCTCGGGGCGGTGTCCCGTGCGGAAACCACCGGTGGAAAACCCCGCCGGTCGGGCTCGGCGCGCGCGATCCGGCGAGCGGCTCGGCGATGCCGACGCGGGCCCCGCGGACCGTGAAGCCGCCACGGACCGGAACGAGCCCGAAGGCGTGCCGAGCGGTGAAGGTGGTGCCGAGTGGCGCGGGTCGGTCTCGTAGCGGCCGAGGCCGGGCGCCGCTGGAGTGCGTCAACCGCTCCCGGCCGGGCTGCCCGCCCACGACGCCTGCCCCGGTCGCTTCCCGCAACTCCCTTGGACGCCAAGGGGGTTGGGCTGTCCTGGCGGCGCCGACGAGGTGGTGGCGTCTTGGCGGACTCCGGCGCGTTCCCGGACACGCCGTGGCAATACCGGGCTCGGCGGCCGGCGCGGCGGATGCTTGATTCTGCTCGTTTGAAGGGAGCCATTGACAAGAACGAGCATCAGTACTGCACTGGCTGATGCCCTCCGGCAGGCTCGTACCGGAGGGGATCGGCACCTTCCCCGCCCTCGACCGCATCCCGCCCGGACCCCAACCGGCCGGGCCAGGAAGGAATCTGTCGTGCCGTCACATCCCACGCGCCGCCGGAGAGTCGCCAGCCTGCTCGCCGCCCTCCTGGCCGTACCGCTGACCGCGACCGGCGCCCTCGCCGCCCCCGGTGCACCGGCCTCCGCGGCCGCCCCCAAGGCCCCTGCCCAGAGCCGGACCCTGGCCGCGACTCCGCCGATGGGCTGGAACAACTGGGCGCACTACATGTGCGACATCAGCGAACAGACCGTCCTGCACAACGCCGACGCCCTTGTCTCCACGGGCCTCGCCGCCAAGGGCTACCGCACGCTGACCGTGGACGACTGCTGGATGGCCAAGAGCCGGGACGGCGCGGGCGACCTCGTCGCGGACCCGGCGCGGTTCCCGCACGGCATGGCCTGGCTCGGCTCCTATCTGCACTCCCGCGGCCTGAAGTTCGGCATCTACGAGGACGCGGGCTCCGCCACCTGCGGCGGCTACCCCGGCAGCGGCCGCTCCGCGACGGGCGGCGCCGACCACTTCGCCCAGGACGCCGCGACCTTCGCGTCCTGGGGCGTGGACTACCTCAAACTCGACGGCTGCAACCTGTACGTCGAACCCGGCCAGACCAAGGAGCAGGCGTACCACCAGGCATACGACGCCGCGGCCGGGGCCCTGGCGGGAACCGGGCGGGACATCGTGTTCTCCGAATCGGCACCCGCCTACTTCCAGAGCGGCCAATGGGGCAACCCCGGCTGGTTCTCGGTGCTGTCCTGGGTGGGCCAGGACGGCCAGCTCTGGCGCGAGGGCTACGACATCGCGACGTACGACCCGCAGAAGCCCGGCACGAGCCGCTGGCCGAGCGTGCTGACCAACTACGGCTACAACCGCTGGATCGGCCGCTACGCCGGGCCGGGCAACTGGAACGACCCCGACTTCGTGCTCGCCGGCGCCCCCGGTCTCACCGCCGACGAATCGCGCAGCCAGGTCGCGCTCTGGTCGATGATGGCCGCCCCGCTGATCCTCTCCTCCGACGTGGCGGCCCTCACCCCGGCCGGGCTGTCCGCCCTCGGCAACACCGATCTCGTCGCGATCGACCAGGACGGTCTCGGACGGCAGGCCGGTGTGGTCGCCACCAACGGCACGACCGATGTGCTGGCCCGCCCGCTGGCAGACGGCGACCGGGCCGTCGCCGTGCTCAACCGCTCCTCGTCGGCGCAGAAGGTCTCCACCTCCCTCGCGTCGATCGGCCTGCCCGGTTGCACGGTGAAGGCCAAGGACCTGTGGAGCGGGGCGAGTTCGAGCACCTCGTCCGCGCTGAGCGCGACCGTACCCGCCCACGGCACCGCGATCTGGCGGCTCACCCCCGGCCAGGGCTGCGCGGCGGCCGTGCCGACGGGACAGGTCACCGGCAACGGTGCCAACTGCGTGGACGTGTCCAAC
Coding sequences:
- a CDS encoding RNA polymerase sigma factor; translation: MEYTAVRHPARFAPRGLAPWWRGLLRRDRLAPQDAYPKPYATGRGDTYRGAFGDPYGTGTSRPTVSELYHAHRLKMVHLAVMLVDDRASAEDVVQDAFTALYRRHGDRIDEIDNALAYLRTAVVNASRSVLRRRRTARGYTPPHEPDAPSAEERVVLDEEHREVLAALGQLTARRREVLVLRYWSDLTEAEIAATLGISRGSVKSIASRALDALEKILEGRA
- a CDS encoding LPXTG cell wall anchor domain-containing protein — encoded protein: MTVPQHSPGQPAHRRLTRAAAATGLLIALTVPALAGTAHADGPRPEPKRAVAAATEPSAAPSSPVKRAGQNRPSAAPSAPSTSGPKEPAATEPPSAAPKGVEPSAAPRAAEPSAAPSRSDGKELAHTGSSKVNMVVGVGAGALILAGAGTVFAVRRRHQH
- a CDS encoding alpha/beta hydrolase; its protein translation is MTHPRHGAYQSQGHRRASRAKRWILGVVAVVVLGLIAWPALNYFGVLSDKGDAISFGQDGGGAGGSTTGGAGQPADSKVLMPTGPEAKFTVAGTVPENDTKIAVTNLEGKKSGFTGKVWVWVPPEYKDPKYAKSGFPVMIALPGGAGYPTNYWMGTDLKLEASISQWSKEGKSLPFILAMPVLNPHPDKGGLYWDASDIPGQPKMGTWLTEDVPDLIKANFRTVKSRDGWAFMGSSTGGFAGLKSVLQKPEQFKAVIASGPDIVPDSRLWAGHDKEKAENNPKVLAQKLITAKSPDVYLAFQVGTAGSDAEAKPKIEDFVAKYTKGPVKTKLNVIQGGDHNAKTYVPNMAAGGLIQWISEHMQGPVPAS
- the lepB gene encoding signal peptidase I, with product MGNSTVGAGGGPQTDGEGPNSPRGRRTGKQRSFWKELPILIGVALVLALLIKTFLVQAFSIPSDSMQNTLQPGDRVLVDKLTPWFGSKPERGEVVVFHDPANWLQDEPTSNPNVIQRALSFVGLMPSANEHDLIKRVIGVAGDTVECRGTGPVRVNGKALTEPFVFPGNTSCSVDQQGGQFKVKVPPGKIWVMGDHRQDSADSRYHSLDKNQGFVPVDKAVGRAFVIAWPVTRWATLPVPNTFDQPGINTAAAFAPDTLGLAGVVPVALWRRRARKGAA
- a CDS encoding carbohydrate-binding protein, encoding MKPLRALLCGAASAALAAAGLTAVVAGQASGATADTAALSGRWYAAAPYLMPLDNNPPDAAAIMDATGLKAFQLAFVLAPNGGGCSPTWGGTAPVSSDTAVGAVINTIRAKGGDVSASVGGYGGTKLGQNCSDAASTAAAYQQVITKYQLKAIDFDLEEPEYENTAAISHEIGAAKILQQNNPGLYVSVTTAGTADGTGWFGKQMLNEAKTQGFVPDNFSIMPFDGGFSGAAAQTSALTNFNSVLRSTFGWDAATAYAHEGFSGMNGRSDTGEFFSQADFQVVLDYATSHGMARFTFWSLNRDRQCSPPDNNGTTSGTCSSVPQASWDFAKYSVRFAGATPPSSPPPSSAPPSSPGGGGACTVAAWSAGSVYTQGNEVSHNGHTWKAKWWTQNEEPGTTGEWGVWQDEGAC
- a CDS encoding ricin-type beta-trefoil lectin domain protein — translated: MPSHPTRRRRVASLLAALLAVPLTATGALAAPGAPASAAAPKAPAQSRTLAATPPMGWNNWAHYMCDISEQTVLHNADALVSTGLAAKGYRTLTVDDCWMAKSRDGAGDLVADPARFPHGMAWLGSYLHSRGLKFGIYEDAGSATCGGYPGSGRSATGGADHFAQDAATFASWGVDYLKLDGCNLYVEPGQTKEQAYHQAYDAAAGALAGTGRDIVFSESAPAYFQSGQWGNPGWFSVLSWVGQDGQLWREGYDIATYDPQKPGTSRWPSVLTNYGYNRWIGRYAGPGNWNDPDFVLAGAPGLTADESRSQVALWSMMAAPLILSSDVAALTPAGLSALGNTDLVAIDQDGLGRQAGVVATNGTTDVLARPLADGDRAVAVLNRSSSAQKVSTSLASIGLPGCTVKAKDLWSGASSSTSSALSATVPAHGTAIWRLTPGQGCAAAVPTGQVTGNGANCVDVSNSGTADGTPVILYPCTGQANQRWTLGDDESVEALGKCLTASGADAGGAATLSECTGADTQRWSTDQDGTLVNAASGLCLDVYGGGTASGTKLDTWTCGDHQANQTWALPV